One segment of Solanum lycopersicum chromosome 1, SLM_r2.1 DNA contains the following:
- the LOC101243648 gene encoding uncharacterized protein, which produces MAGRFRELLKKYGKVALGVHFSVSAASITGLYVAVKNNVDVEALFEKIGMPGLSKEKVDEIPNSPQQVISSDGFVIEEPFNQDGVAAPTPKQRNRTAELAASSGGALAVAVLLNKALFPVRVPITLGLTPPIARFLARRRIINNSV; this is translated from the coding sequence ATGGCTGGAAGATTCAGAGAGCTATTGAAGAAATACGGAAAGGTAGCATTGGGTGTTCACTTCTCTGTTTCAGCAGCTTCAATTACAGGTCTTTATGTTGCTGTTAAGAACAATGTAGACGTTGAAGCCCTGTTCGAAAAAATCGGAATGCCAGGTTTATCCAAAGAAAAAGTAGATGAAATTCCTAATTCACCCCAGCAAGTGATTTCCTCTGATGGGTTCGTTATCGAAGAACCCTTTAATCAGGATGGTGTGGCGGCGCCGACGCCAAAACAGAGGAATCGTACTGCTGAGCTGGCGGCGTCAAGTGGCGGTGCTCTTGCTGTAGCTGTGCTGCTTAATAAGGCTCTGTTTCCTGTTAGGGTTCCGATAACCCTTGGTCTTACGCCGCCGATCGCTAGGTTTCTTGCAAGGCGGAGAATTATCAACAACAGTGTATGA
- the LOC101244236 gene encoding trafficking protein particle complex subunit 2-like protein: protein MIVCVAVVGHQNNPLYIQSFTEADDALKLHHIVHCSLDVVDERVNNPKKSSPTLNETFLGLLYPTENYKVYGYLTNTKVKLILVTTDLDVRDADVRNFFRKFHAAYVDAVSNPFHVPGKKITSRTFAERVSTIVKSFGLSSGS from the exons ATGATCGTTTGCGTTGCCGTCGTCGGTCACCAG AACAATCCACTTTACATACAGAGTTTTACTGAAGCAGATGATGCCCTAAAGCTTCATCACATTGTCCATTGCTCCCTTGATGTTGTCGACGAGAGAG TGAACAATCCAAAAAAATCTAGCCCCACTCTGAACGAGACATTTCTTGGCCTGCTATATCCAACTGAAAACTACAAAGT gTATGGTTATTTGACTAATACAAAAGTGAAACTTATATTGGTAACAACAGATCTTGATGTTAGAGATGCCGATGTGAGAAAT TTTTTCAGGAAATTTCATGCTGCATATGTTGATGCTGTGTCAAATCCATTTCATGTTCCTggcaagaagataacatccagaACTTTTGCTGAAAGGGTTAGCACTATCGTCAAGTCTTTTGGTTTGAGTTCAGGTAGTTGA
- the PIP2-7 gene encoding plasmamembrane intrinsic protein 2.8 — translation MSKEVIEEGQVQQHGKDYVDPPPAPLLDFAELKLWSFYRALIAEFIATLLFLYVTVATVIGHKKLNGADKCDGVGILGIAWAFGGMIFVLVYCTAGISGGHINPAVTFGLFLARKVSLVRAVGYIIAQCLGAICGVGFVKAFMTHPYNALGGGANFVQSGYNNGTALGAEIIGTFVLVYTVFSATDPKRSARDSHIPVLAPLPIGFAVFMVHLATIPITGTGINPARSFGAAVIADNKNVWDDQWIFWVGPFVGALLAAAYHQYILRAAAIKALGSFRSNATN, via the exons ATGTCAAAAGAAGTGATTGAAGAAGGACAAGTTCAGCAGCATGGCAAAGATTATGTGGATCCACCACCTGCACCGTTGCTCGATTTTGCTGAACTCAAACTCTGGTCTTTCTACAGAGCTTTAATTGCTGAGTTTATTGCTACTCTGCTTTTCCTCTACGTCACTGTCGCTACAGTTATCGGACACAAGAAGTTGAACGGTGCTGATAAATGTGACGGAGTTGGTATTCTCGGTATCGCTTGGGCTTTTGGAGGCATGATTTTTGTACTTGTCTACTGCACTGCCGGTATCTCTG GTGGACATATTAACCCAGCAGTGACATTTGGGTTGTTTTTAGCAAGGAAAGTTTCATTAGTAAGGGCTGTGGGTTATATAATTGCACAATGTTTAGGTGCAATTTGTGGAGTTGGTTTTGTCAAGGCATTCATGACGCACCCATACAACGCACTAGGTGGTGGTGCTAATTTTGTGCAATCTGGGTACAATAATGGCACTGCTTTGGGTGCTGAAATTATTGGTACTTTTGTCCTTGTTTACACTGTTTTCTCTGCTACTGACCCTAAGAGAAGCGCCCGCGATTCCCATATCCCT GTGTTGGCTCCATTACCAATTGGGTTTGCTGTATTCATGGTTCATTTGGCTACAATTCCTATTACTGGAACTGGTATCAACCCTGCTAGGAGCTTTGGAGCTGCTGTTATTGCTGATAATAAAAATGTCTGGGATGACCAG TGGATCTTTTGGGTTGGACCATTTGTGGGAGCATTGTTAGCAGCAGCATATCACCAATACATTTTGAGAGCTGCAGCTATTAAGGCCTTGGGTTCTTTCCGCAGCAACGCCACCAATTAA
- the SKP1 gene encoding S-phase kinase-associated protein 1, with the protein MSTPTKILLKSSDGEVFEVDEAVALESQTIKHLIEDDCAGSNIPLPNVTSKILAKVIEYSKRHVEASSKTEDKAAEDELKVFDAEFVKVDQGTLFDLILAANYLNIKSLLDLTCQTVADMIKGKTPEEIRKTFNIKNDFTPEEEEEVRRENAWAFE; encoded by the exons ATGTCTACTCCGACGAAGATCTTGTTGAAGAGTTCTGATGGTGAGGTTTTCGAGGTGGATGAGGCGGTTGCTTTGGAATCGCAGACCATCAAGCACTTGATTGAGGACGATTGCGCCGGCTCTAACATCCCTCTCCCTAATGTTACAAGCAAGATCTTGGCAAAGGTGATTGAGTACTCTAAGCGCCATGTCGAAGCCTCGTCTAAGACAGAGGACAAGGCCGCTGAGGATGAATTGAAGGTCTTTGATGCTGAATTTGTTAAAGTTGATCAGGGAACTCTTTTTGATCTGATTCTG GCGGCTAACTACCTGAATATCAAGAGTCTGCTTGATCTGACCTGTCAGACTGTGGCAGACATGATCAAAGGAAAGACTCCGGAGGAGATTCGAAAGACTTTTAACATCAAGAACGACTTCACTCCGGAGGAAGAGGAGGAGGTCAGGAGGGAGAATGCTTGGGCATTTGAATGA
- the LOC101268040 gene encoding SKP1-like protein 1A, with amino-acid sequence MSSPKKILLKSNDGEVFEVEEAVALESQTIKFLIEDDCAGSHIPISNVSGNILAKVLEYLKRHVEEESTSKTEGADADAALKVFDAEFVKVDQKTLFDLILAANYLNIKSLLDLTCQTVADMIKGKTPEAIRNTFNIKNDFTPEEEEEVRRENAWAFE; translated from the exons ATGTCTTCTCCAAAGAAGATCTTGTTGAAGAGCAACGATGGCGAGGTTTTCGAGGTGGAGGAAGCGGTTGCTTTGGAATCTCAGACCATCAAGTTTTTGATCGAGGACGATTGCGCCGGTTCGCACATCCCTATTTCCAATGTTTCTGGCAACATTTTGGCAAAGGTTCTCGAGTACCTTAAGCGCCATGTGGAAGAGGAATCCACATCTAAGACAGAGGGCGCCGACGCTGATGCTGCTTTGAAGGTCTTTGATGCTGAATTTGTCAAAGTTGATCAGAAAACTCTCTTTGACCTGATTCTG GCTGCAAACTATCTGAACATCAAAAGTCTGCTTGATCTGACCTGCCAGACTGTGGCTGACATGATCAAAGGTAAGACCCCAGAGGCCATTCGCAATACCTTCAACATAAAGAACGACTTCACTCCAGAGGAAGAGGAGGAGGTTAGGAGGGAGAATGCGTGGGCATTTGAATGA
- the LOC101243938 gene encoding probable ubiquitin-conjugating enzyme E2 23 isoform X1, whose protein sequence is MEAGQHHDASCNAKPTANANDNSNSIEGNSFANGASLDPKVRSECKPGEILRNLENVSYIYRQDVVKCKTDGKIGLVTEVAGDSDSDSSLTDDEDEDEDDGEEDDDDDDDGGGGPDDDDGGDDSNTEDDRDNNEKAEEADDGNKDRSNCKSDPLIADHVRVLWMDESESTESINNVIVVDRGFLHGDYVAAASDPTGQVGLVVDINISVDLLAHDGSIFKDVSSRELKRVRGFTVGDYVVLGPWLGRIDDVFDNVTVMFDDGSVCKVMKADPLRLKPVGRDGLEDGHFPFYPGQRVKASSSSVFKNSRWLSGSWKANRLEGTVTKVTVGSVFIYWIASAGYGPDSSTAPAEEQNPKNLKLMSCFSHAIWQLGDWCLLPSSFALDKQLSKLQLSDSTKTVSESSQPLTDGDSEVVHLEESTGNSDCMEIDVESSVDGNCETLEHDYLAESSTCANSLSLSKESGQESWPLHRKKIRKVVVRRDKKARKKEENFERALLIVNTRTSVDVAWQDGKIEGGLESTSLIPIESPGDHEFVAEQYVVEKAADDADDSNDVRRVGVVKSVNAKERTASVRWLKLVTRAEDPKEFDKEEVVSVYELEGHPDYDYCYGDVVVRLLPVSLPAKVGSVLTSTEESEHLLVPVEAKEDEQKHSKCNEAEAAPSDDTCSQFSDLSWVGNITGLRNGDIEVTWADGMISLFWFLQVGPQAIYVVDRDDDESIVAGSDVGDDVASWETVEDHERETLGNVEEELGTTNATDISIEDEDGAMATEDSGRNGALSIPLAALGFVTRLASGIFSRGRKQTDSSSLDSRSEDEEREGTFAKIFTGDDSWSQRSGDLDNSPRLPAAGNAEDHDTMEVTDVIEANLTSEMGNSSDQHDDQTYSFKRFDITTDPYDHHFLGTSGQNNAGRKWLKKVQQDWNILQNNLPDGIYVRVYEDHMDLLRAVIVGAYGTPYQDGLFFFDFHLPPEYPDVPPLAYYHSGGWRINPNLYEEGKVCLSLLNTWTGRGNEVWDSSSSSILQVLVSLQGLVLNSRPYFNEAGYDKQVGTAEGEKNSLSYNENTFLLNCKTMMYLMRKPPKDFEELIREHFRMRGYYILKACDAYMKGFLIGSLIKDASVSNNSSANSNSVGFKLMLAKIVPKLFLALKEIGVECEEYQHLHQL, encoded by the exons ATGGAAGCTGGCCAACATCATGATGCTTCCTGTAATGCTAAACCCACTGCAAACGCAAACGATAATAGCAATTCGATAGAAGGCAATTCTTTTGCAAATGGGGCTAGCTTGGATCCAAAAGTTAGATCAGAATGCAAGCCGGGAGAGATTCTCCGGAACTTAGAGAATGTATCCTATATATATAGACAAGATGTTGTGAAATGCAAAACTGATGGTAAGATTGGTCTTGTGACTGAGGTTGCTGGTGACTCAGATTCAGATAGCAGCTTAactgatgatgaagatgaagatgaggATGATGGAGAAGaagacgatgatgatgatgacgacggtGGTGGTGGtcctgatgatgatgatggtggtgatgattCCAACACGGAAGACGATAGGGATAACAATGAAAAGGCTGAGGAAGCTGATGATGGGAACAAAGACCGTAGTAATTGTAAGAGTGATCCGCTTATCGCAGACCATGTTAGAGTCCTCTGGATGGATGAGTCTGAGTCTACAGAGAGTATTAATAATGTCATAGTTGTCGATAGAGGATTTCTGCATGGTGATTATGTCGCTGCAGCTTCTGATCCAACAGGTCAAGTAGGACTCGTGGTTGATATCAATATATCTGTAGATTTATTAGCGCACGATGGCTCTATTTTTAAAGATGTCTCATCTAGAGAGTTGAAACGTGTTCGGGGTTTTACAGTTGGTGATTATGTTGTCCTTGGCCCTTGGTTGGGTAGAATTGATGATGTTTTTGATAATGTCACAGTGATGTTTGATGATGGTTCTGTATGTAAAGTTATGAAGGCTGACCCTTTACGTCTTAAACCAGTTGGTAGGGATGGCCTTGAAGATGGACATTTTCCTTTCTATCCTGGTCAGCGTGTAAAAGCTAGCTCATCATCAGTTTTCAAGAATTCCAGATGGTTATCTGGCTCATGGAAAGCAAATAGGTTAGAAGGTACAGTAACTAAAGTTACTGTTGGTTCTGTCTTCATCTACTGGATTGCATCTGCTGGATATGGGCCCGATTCATCCACTGCTCCAGCTGAAGAACAAAACCCAAAGAATTTGAAACTGATGTCTTGTTTTTCTCATGCAATCTGGCAACTAGGTGACTGGTGTCTTCTTCCTTCATCTTTTGCCTTAGACAAGCAATTGTCAAAATTACAACTAAGTGACTCCACCAAAACTGTATCAGAATCTTCTCAACCTTTAACAGATGGTGATTCAGAAGTTGTCCATTTGGAGGAATCAACAGGAAATAGTGACTGTATGGAAATTGATGTGGAATCTTCTGTGGATGGAAATTGTGAAACTTTAGAGCATGATTACCTTGCAGAGTCCAGTACATGTGCTAATTCATTGTCACTTTCTAAGGAATCAGGCCAAGAGTCATGGCCCCTTCATCGTAAAAAGATCCGCAAAGTTGTGGTTAGGAGAGATAAAAAGGCACGTAAGAAAGaggaaaattttgaaagagCTCTTCTAATTGTGAATACTAGGACATCTGTTGATGTTGCTTGGCAGGATGGAAAAATAGAAGGAGGCTTGGAATCCACATCCTTGATCCCTATTGAAAGCCCCGGGGATCATGAATTTGTTGCTGAACAATATGTTGTCGAGAAAGCTGCTGATGATGCTGACGATTCTAATGATGTTAGGCGTGTTGGAGTTGTGAAAAGTGTTAATGCAAAGGAGCGTACAGCTTCTGTGAGGTGGTTAAAGCTAGTTACCAGGGCAGAGGACCCCAAGGAGTTTGACAAAGAGGAAGTGGTCAGCGTATATGAGCTGGAGGGGCATCCTGACTATGACTATTGTTACGGTGACGTTGTTGTTCGTTTGTTACCTGTTTCTCTACCAGCAAAAGTGGGCTCTGTTTTGACATCTACAGAAGAATCAGAACATCTGTTGGTTCCAGTTGAAGCCAAAGAAGACGAGCAAAAGCATTCAAAATGCAATGAAGCAGAAGCCGCTCCAAGTGACGATACTTGTTCCCAATTTTCAGATCTCTCCTGGGTTGGGAATATTACTGGACTAAGAAATGGAGACATCGAAGTCACGTGGGCTGATGGGATGATATCCCTG TTCTGGTTTCTTCAGGTTGGGCCTCAAGCAATTTATGTTGTTGATCGTGATGATGATGAGTCTATTGTGGCTGGAAGTGATGTTGGTGATGATGTAGCTAGCTGGGAAACAGTTGAAGATCATGAAAGGGAGACTCTTGGGAACGTAGAAGAG GAACTTGGAACAACAAATGCTACTGACATCAGTATTGAAGATGAAGATGGTGCCATGGCCACTGAAGATTCAGGAAGGAACGGGGCTCTGTCTATTCCCCTGGCTGCACTAGGATTTGTGACCAGGCTGGCCTCTGGAATTTTTTCTAGGGGCCGCAAACAGACTGATTCTTCGAGTTTAGATTCCAGAAGTGAAGATGAAGAAAGGGAGGGAACATTTGCCAAAATATTTACCGGCGATGATTCATGGTCCCAAAGGTCCGGAGACCTCGATAATTCTCCAAGGCTACCTGCTGCCGGAAATGCAGAAGATCATGACACTATGGAAGTGACAGACGTCATTGAAGCTAACTTGACGTCAGAAATGGGAAATTCCTCAGATCAACATGATGACCAAACATATAGTTTTAAACGTTTTGATATCACAACAGATCCTTATGATCATCATTTTCTTGGTACAAGTGGCCAG AATAATGCTGGGAGGAAGTGGCTTAAGAAAGTTCAACAAGATTGGAACATCCTTCAGAATAACCTGCCAG ATGGAATATATGTACGAGTTTATGAAGATCACATGGATCTTCTAAGGGCTGTGATTGTTGGAGCATATGGGACTCCTTACCAAGATGGCTTattcttctttgatttccaCCTTCCACCTGAGTATCCTGATGTTCCGCCA TTAGCATATTATCATTCTGGTGGTTGGCGGATAAATCCAAACTTGTATGAGGAAGGGAAGGTTTGTCTCAGCCTTTTAAATACTTGGACGGGCAGAGGGAATGAGGTCTGGGATTCTTCATCTTCAAGTATACTTCAAGTCCTAGTTTCACTTCAAGGGCTAGTCTTGAATTCCAGGCCATATTTCAATGAAGCTGGCTATGACAAGCAAGTTGGGACAGCTGAAGGAGAAAAAAATTCACTATCATACAACGAAAATACCTTCTTATTGAACTGCAAGACAATGATGTATCTGATGAGGAAGCCTCCTAAG GATTTTGAAGAGCTTATCAGAGAGCACTTTAGGATGCGTGGTTATTACATCCTCAAGGCCTGTGACGCTTACATGAAAGGATTCCTTATTGGCTCACTCATAAAAGATGCTTCCGTAAGCAATAACAGCAGCGCTAATTCAAATTCAGTTGGTTTCAAGCTGATGCTGGCTAAAATTGTACCAAAACTTTTCTTGGCTCTGAAAGAAATAGGAGTCGAGTGTGAAGAGTACCAACATCTCCACCAATTGTAG
- the LOC101243938 gene encoding probable ubiquitin-conjugating enzyme E2 23 isoform X2, which produces MEAGQHHDASCNAKPTANANDNSNSIEGNSFANGASLDPKVRSECKPGEILRNLENVSYIYRQDVVKCKTDGKIGLVTEVAGDSDSDSSLTDDEDEDEDDGEEDDDDDDDGGGGPDDDDGGDDSNTEDDRDNNEKAEEADDGNKDRSNCKSDPLIADHVRVLWMDESESTESINNVIVVDRGFLHGDYVAAASDPTGQVGLVVDINISVDLLAHDGSIFKDVSSRELKRVRGFTVGDYVVLGPWLGRIDDVFDNVTVMFDDGSVCKVMKADPLRLKPVGRDGLEDGHFPFYPGQRVKASSSSVFKNSRWLSGSWKANRLEGTVTKVTVGSVFIYWIASAGYGPDSSTAPAEEQNPKNLKLMSCFSHAIWQLGDWCLLPSSFALDKQLSKLQLSDSTKTVSESSQPLTDGDSEVVHLEESTGNSDCMEIDVESSVDGNCETLEHDYLAESSTCANSLSLSKESGQESWPLHRKKIRKVVVRRDKKARKKEENFERALLIVNTRTSVDVAWQDGKIEGGLESTSLIPIESPGDHEFVAEQYVVEKAADDADDSNDVRRVGVVKSVNAKERTASVRWLKLVTRAEDPKEFDKEEVVSVYELEGHPDYDYCYGDVVVRLLPVSLPAKVGSVLTSTEESEHLLVPVEAKEDEQKHSKCNEAEAAPSDDTCSQFSDLSWVGNITGLRNGDIEVTWADGMISLVGPQAIYVVDRDDDESIVAGSDVGDDVASWETVEDHERETLGNVEEELGTTNATDISIEDEDGAMATEDSGRNGALSIPLAALGFVTRLASGIFSRGRKQTDSSSLDSRSEDEEREGTFAKIFTGDDSWSQRSGDLDNSPRLPAAGNAEDHDTMEVTDVIEANLTSEMGNSSDQHDDQTYSFKRFDITTDPYDHHFLGTSGQNNAGRKWLKKVQQDWNILQNNLPDGIYVRVYEDHMDLLRAVIVGAYGTPYQDGLFFFDFHLPPEYPDVPPLAYYHSGGWRINPNLYEEGKVCLSLLNTWTGRGNEVWDSSSSSILQVLVSLQGLVLNSRPYFNEAGYDKQVGTAEGEKNSLSYNENTFLLNCKTMMYLMRKPPKDFEELIREHFRMRGYYILKACDAYMKGFLIGSLIKDASVSNNSSANSNSVGFKLMLAKIVPKLFLALKEIGVECEEYQHLHQL; this is translated from the exons ATGGAAGCTGGCCAACATCATGATGCTTCCTGTAATGCTAAACCCACTGCAAACGCAAACGATAATAGCAATTCGATAGAAGGCAATTCTTTTGCAAATGGGGCTAGCTTGGATCCAAAAGTTAGATCAGAATGCAAGCCGGGAGAGATTCTCCGGAACTTAGAGAATGTATCCTATATATATAGACAAGATGTTGTGAAATGCAAAACTGATGGTAAGATTGGTCTTGTGACTGAGGTTGCTGGTGACTCAGATTCAGATAGCAGCTTAactgatgatgaagatgaagatgaggATGATGGAGAAGaagacgatgatgatgatgacgacggtGGTGGTGGtcctgatgatgatgatggtggtgatgattCCAACACGGAAGACGATAGGGATAACAATGAAAAGGCTGAGGAAGCTGATGATGGGAACAAAGACCGTAGTAATTGTAAGAGTGATCCGCTTATCGCAGACCATGTTAGAGTCCTCTGGATGGATGAGTCTGAGTCTACAGAGAGTATTAATAATGTCATAGTTGTCGATAGAGGATTTCTGCATGGTGATTATGTCGCTGCAGCTTCTGATCCAACAGGTCAAGTAGGACTCGTGGTTGATATCAATATATCTGTAGATTTATTAGCGCACGATGGCTCTATTTTTAAAGATGTCTCATCTAGAGAGTTGAAACGTGTTCGGGGTTTTACAGTTGGTGATTATGTTGTCCTTGGCCCTTGGTTGGGTAGAATTGATGATGTTTTTGATAATGTCACAGTGATGTTTGATGATGGTTCTGTATGTAAAGTTATGAAGGCTGACCCTTTACGTCTTAAACCAGTTGGTAGGGATGGCCTTGAAGATGGACATTTTCCTTTCTATCCTGGTCAGCGTGTAAAAGCTAGCTCATCATCAGTTTTCAAGAATTCCAGATGGTTATCTGGCTCATGGAAAGCAAATAGGTTAGAAGGTACAGTAACTAAAGTTACTGTTGGTTCTGTCTTCATCTACTGGATTGCATCTGCTGGATATGGGCCCGATTCATCCACTGCTCCAGCTGAAGAACAAAACCCAAAGAATTTGAAACTGATGTCTTGTTTTTCTCATGCAATCTGGCAACTAGGTGACTGGTGTCTTCTTCCTTCATCTTTTGCCTTAGACAAGCAATTGTCAAAATTACAACTAAGTGACTCCACCAAAACTGTATCAGAATCTTCTCAACCTTTAACAGATGGTGATTCAGAAGTTGTCCATTTGGAGGAATCAACAGGAAATAGTGACTGTATGGAAATTGATGTGGAATCTTCTGTGGATGGAAATTGTGAAACTTTAGAGCATGATTACCTTGCAGAGTCCAGTACATGTGCTAATTCATTGTCACTTTCTAAGGAATCAGGCCAAGAGTCATGGCCCCTTCATCGTAAAAAGATCCGCAAAGTTGTGGTTAGGAGAGATAAAAAGGCACGTAAGAAAGaggaaaattttgaaagagCTCTTCTAATTGTGAATACTAGGACATCTGTTGATGTTGCTTGGCAGGATGGAAAAATAGAAGGAGGCTTGGAATCCACATCCTTGATCCCTATTGAAAGCCCCGGGGATCATGAATTTGTTGCTGAACAATATGTTGTCGAGAAAGCTGCTGATGATGCTGACGATTCTAATGATGTTAGGCGTGTTGGAGTTGTGAAAAGTGTTAATGCAAAGGAGCGTACAGCTTCTGTGAGGTGGTTAAAGCTAGTTACCAGGGCAGAGGACCCCAAGGAGTTTGACAAAGAGGAAGTGGTCAGCGTATATGAGCTGGAGGGGCATCCTGACTATGACTATTGTTACGGTGACGTTGTTGTTCGTTTGTTACCTGTTTCTCTACCAGCAAAAGTGGGCTCTGTTTTGACATCTACAGAAGAATCAGAACATCTGTTGGTTCCAGTTGAAGCCAAAGAAGACGAGCAAAAGCATTCAAAATGCAATGAAGCAGAAGCCGCTCCAAGTGACGATACTTGTTCCCAATTTTCAGATCTCTCCTGGGTTGGGAATATTACTGGACTAAGAAATGGAGACATCGAAGTCACGTGGGCTGATGGGATGATATCCCTG GTTGGGCCTCAAGCAATTTATGTTGTTGATCGTGATGATGATGAGTCTATTGTGGCTGGAAGTGATGTTGGTGATGATGTAGCTAGCTGGGAAACAGTTGAAGATCATGAAAGGGAGACTCTTGGGAACGTAGAAGAG GAACTTGGAACAACAAATGCTACTGACATCAGTATTGAAGATGAAGATGGTGCCATGGCCACTGAAGATTCAGGAAGGAACGGGGCTCTGTCTATTCCCCTGGCTGCACTAGGATTTGTGACCAGGCTGGCCTCTGGAATTTTTTCTAGGGGCCGCAAACAGACTGATTCTTCGAGTTTAGATTCCAGAAGTGAAGATGAAGAAAGGGAGGGAACATTTGCCAAAATATTTACCGGCGATGATTCATGGTCCCAAAGGTCCGGAGACCTCGATAATTCTCCAAGGCTACCTGCTGCCGGAAATGCAGAAGATCATGACACTATGGAAGTGACAGACGTCATTGAAGCTAACTTGACGTCAGAAATGGGAAATTCCTCAGATCAACATGATGACCAAACATATAGTTTTAAACGTTTTGATATCACAACAGATCCTTATGATCATCATTTTCTTGGTACAAGTGGCCAG AATAATGCTGGGAGGAAGTGGCTTAAGAAAGTTCAACAAGATTGGAACATCCTTCAGAATAACCTGCCAG ATGGAATATATGTACGAGTTTATGAAGATCACATGGATCTTCTAAGGGCTGTGATTGTTGGAGCATATGGGACTCCTTACCAAGATGGCTTattcttctttgatttccaCCTTCCACCTGAGTATCCTGATGTTCCGCCA TTAGCATATTATCATTCTGGTGGTTGGCGGATAAATCCAAACTTGTATGAGGAAGGGAAGGTTTGTCTCAGCCTTTTAAATACTTGGACGGGCAGAGGGAATGAGGTCTGGGATTCTTCATCTTCAAGTATACTTCAAGTCCTAGTTTCACTTCAAGGGCTAGTCTTGAATTCCAGGCCATATTTCAATGAAGCTGGCTATGACAAGCAAGTTGGGACAGCTGAAGGAGAAAAAAATTCACTATCATACAACGAAAATACCTTCTTATTGAACTGCAAGACAATGATGTATCTGATGAGGAAGCCTCCTAAG GATTTTGAAGAGCTTATCAGAGAGCACTTTAGGATGCGTGGTTATTACATCCTCAAGGCCTGTGACGCTTACATGAAAGGATTCCTTATTGGCTCACTCATAAAAGATGCTTCCGTAAGCAATAACAGCAGCGCTAATTCAAATTCAGTTGGTTTCAAGCTGATGCTGGCTAAAATTGTACCAAAACTTTTCTTGGCTCTGAAAGAAATAGGAGTCGAGTGTGAAGAGTACCAACATCTCCACCAATTGTAG